One region of Salinirubrum litoreum genomic DNA includes:
- a CDS encoding DUF7123 family protein — protein MSATANPSTDADAGSKEERLKQFLVDKAQNGEMYFKSKFIAEEVGLSPKEIGALMVKLRDSATDLTVEKWSYTSATTWRIEAASA, from the coding sequence ATGAGCGCAACCGCGAACCCCTCCACTGATGCGGACGCTGGATCGAAAGAGGAACGACTGAAGCAGTTCCTCGTCGACAAAGCGCAGAACGGCGAGATGTACTTCAAGAGCAAGTTCATCGCCGAGGAAGTCGGCCTCTCCCCGAAAGAGATCGGCGCGCTGATGGTCAAACTCCGCGACTCCGCGACCGACCTGACCGTCGAGAAGTGGTCGTACACGAGCGCGACCACGTGGCGCATCGAAGCGGCGTCGGCCTGA
- the htpX gene encoding zinc metalloprotease HtpX gives MDWKPDWGLRGRMAITMFLLFALYIVFVGAMVRFTSYGGIVLPMMAIFLFAQFFFSDKLALYSMGAKEVSEEEYPELHAMVGRLSQQADLPKPKVAVADSRVPNAFATGRSQKSSAVCVTTGLLRTLDRDELEGVIAHELAHVKNRDVAVMTIASFLSTIAFMIVRWGWLFGGGRNRNGGGGVIVAIGVSLVVWVVSFLLIRALSRYREYAADRGGATITGKPSALASALLTIDGRMDKVPKEDMREQAEMNAFFVIPIRSGFIGKIASTHPSTEKRVERLRELEREMESA, from the coding sequence ATGGATTGGAAACCGGACTGGGGACTCCGTGGTCGGATGGCGATCACGATGTTCCTGTTGTTCGCTCTCTACATCGTCTTCGTCGGTGCGATGGTGCGGTTCACCAGCTACGGTGGCATCGTCCTCCCGATGATGGCGATCTTCCTGTTCGCGCAGTTCTTCTTCAGCGACAAACTCGCACTCTACAGCATGGGTGCGAAGGAGGTCAGCGAGGAGGAGTACCCGGAGCTCCACGCGATGGTCGGCCGGCTCTCACAACAGGCCGACCTGCCGAAACCGAAAGTCGCGGTCGCCGACAGTCGCGTCCCGAACGCCTTCGCCACCGGTCGGAGCCAGAAGAGTTCGGCCGTCTGTGTGACGACCGGCCTGCTCCGGACGCTCGACAGAGACGAGTTGGAGGGTGTGATCGCCCACGAACTCGCCCACGTGAAGAACCGCGACGTGGCCGTGATGACGATCGCGTCGTTCCTCTCGACGATCGCGTTCATGATCGTCCGGTGGGGCTGGCTGTTCGGCGGCGGGCGGAACCGCAACGGTGGCGGCGGCGTCATCGTCGCCATCGGCGTCTCGCTGGTGGTCTGGGTCGTCTCGTTCCTGCTGATCCGGGCGCTCTCGCGGTACCGCGAGTACGCGGCCGACCGCGGCGGGGCGACGATCACGGGCAAGCCATCGGCGCTGGCCTCCGCGTTGCTGACCATCGACGGGCGGATGGACAAGGTGCCCAAAGAGGACATGCGCGAGCAGGCGGAGATGAACGCCTTCTTCGTCATCCCGATCCGGTCGGGGTTCATCGGCAAGATCGCCAGCACGCACCCCTCCACGGAGAAACGCGTCGAGCGACTCCGCGAACTGGAGCGGGAGATGGAGTCCGCCTGA
- the radA gene encoding DNA repair and recombination protein RadA, with translation MAEDDLESLPGVGPATADKLSDAGFESYQSIAVASPAELSNTADIGNSTAADIINAAREAADIGGFESGTAVLERRQQIGKLSWLIDEVDDLLGGGIETQSITEVYGEFGAGKSQVTHQMAVNVQLPAEYGGLEGSCIFVDSEDTFRPERIDDMVRGLDDETIQATMDHRGIEGSPGDEDAMEELLADFLDKIHVAKAFNSNHQILLAEKAKELAQEHEDTDWPVRLLCVDSLTAHFRAEYVGRGELAERQQKLNKHLHDLMRIGDLYNTAVLVTNQVASNPDSYFGDPTQPIGGNILGHTSTFRMYLRKSKGDKRIVRLVDAPNLADGEAVMRVQDGGLKPE, from the coding sequence ATGGCAGAAGACGACCTCGAAAGTCTGCCGGGCGTCGGCCCGGCGACCGCCGACAAACTCAGCGACGCAGGGTTCGAGAGCTACCAGTCGATCGCCGTGGCGAGTCCCGCCGAACTGTCGAACACCGCCGACATCGGCAACAGCACGGCCGCCGACATCATCAACGCGGCCCGCGAGGCGGCCGACATCGGCGGCTTCGAGAGCGGGACGGCCGTCCTCGAACGACGCCAGCAGATCGGCAAACTCAGTTGGCTGATCGACGAGGTCGACGACCTGCTGGGCGGCGGCATCGAGACCCAGTCGATCACCGAGGTGTACGGCGAGTTCGGGGCCGGCAAGTCGCAGGTCACCCACCAGATGGCCGTCAACGTCCAACTGCCGGCGGAGTACGGCGGACTTGAGGGTTCCTGTATCTTCGTCGACTCCGAGGACACCTTCCGACCGGAGCGCATCGACGACATGGTCCGCGGCCTGGACGACGAGACGATTCAGGCGACGATGGACCACCGTGGCATCGAGGGCTCGCCCGGCGACGAGGACGCGATGGAGGAACTCCTCGCCGACTTCCTCGACAAGATCCACGTGGCGAAGGCGTTCAACTCCAACCACCAGATCCTGCTCGCCGAGAAGGCGAAGGAACTCGCACAGGAACACGAAGACACCGACTGGCCGGTCCGTCTGCTCTGTGTCGACTCGCTCACGGCCCACTTCCGCGCGGAGTACGTCGGCCGTGGCGAACTCGCGGAACGCCAGCAGAAACTCAACAAGCACCTCCACGACCTGATGCGCATCGGCGACCTCTACAACACCGCCGTCCTCGTGACGAACCAGGTCGCCTCGAACCCCGACTCCTACTTCGGCGACCCGACCCAGCCCATCGGTGGGAACATCCTCGGCCACACCTCGACCTTCCGGATGTACCTCCGTAAGTCGAAGGGCGACAAGCGGATCGTCCGCCTCGTGGACGCGCCGAACCTCGCCGACGGCGAGGCCGTGATGCGCGTGCAGGACGGCGGCCTGAAGCCCGAGTAG
- a CDS encoding iron-sulfur cluster assembly scaffold protein, translating to MGMGSDMYRQQILDHYKNPRNYGELDDADFSHVGENPSCGDTIRMDVRLEDDGDTIDYAAFSGDGCAISQAAASLLTEQLPGTTLSELEAMDRDDVIDLLGVDISPMRIKCAVLAEKVAQDGAKIHRGEIEIDETTTED from the coding sequence ATGGGCATGGGTTCGGACATGTATCGACAGCAGATTCTGGATCACTACAAGAACCCCCGGAACTACGGCGAACTGGACGACGCCGACTTCTCGCACGTCGGGGAGAACCCCTCCTGTGGGGACACGATCCGGATGGACGTGCGACTCGAAGACGACGGCGACACCATCGACTACGCCGCCTTCTCGGGTGACGGCTGTGCCATCTCGCAGGCCGCCGCGAGTCTCCTCACCGAGCAGTTGCCCGGCACGACGCTCTCGGAACTGGAGGCGATGGACAGAGACGACGTGATCGACCTGCTCGGGGTCGACATCAGTCCGATGCGGATCAAGTGTGCCGTCCTCGCAGAGAAGGTCGCACAGGACGGCGCGAAGATCCACCGTGGCGAGATCGAGATCGACGAGACGACGACCGAAGACTGA
- a CDS encoding NAD(P)/FAD-dependent oxidoreductase yields the protein MTQQIAVVGGGTGGTVVANKLAEKLGPEIDAGEVAVTLLNDGPDHVYKPVWLYVAFGQREPADARRPLRDLLDDRVTLVSNRVRTVDTDGKRLRLEDGPGMDYDYLVLATGATLAPEEVPGLVEGTHHFYGEAGATALRDELADFTEGHLVLSVVGTPHMCPAAPVEFVLMADDWFRERGVRDDVEITYTYPIGRTHGKESVAEWADPRFAERDIGVETFFNAEAVDPDAKTITSMEGTTLDYDLLVAIPPHRGDEMIRESGLGDQGWVDVDRHTLEATAAEGVYAIGDTADLSIPKAGSVAHYEAGVVADRLASQVRGQVPTATYDGKTMCFLEAGMDEATFISFDYQHEPVLRDESRPVHWAKLAYNESYWLTARGLL from the coding sequence ATGACACAGCAGATCGCAGTCGTCGGTGGTGGGACCGGCGGGACCGTGGTGGCGAACAAACTCGCCGAGAAGCTCGGTCCCGAGATCGACGCGGGCGAGGTCGCGGTGACCCTGCTCAACGACGGGCCCGACCACGTCTACAAACCGGTCTGGCTCTACGTCGCGTTCGGCCAGCGCGAACCGGCCGACGCCCGGCGGCCGCTTCGGGACCTGCTGGACGACCGCGTGACGCTCGTCTCGAACCGCGTCCGCACGGTCGACACCGACGGGAAGCGACTCCGACTCGAAGACGGACCGGGGATGGACTACGACTACCTCGTGCTGGCGACGGGCGCGACGCTCGCGCCGGAGGAGGTACCGGGTCTCGTCGAGGGTACCCACCACTTCTACGGCGAGGCGGGGGCGACCGCACTCCGGGACGAACTCGCCGACTTCACCGAGGGGCACCTCGTCCTCAGCGTCGTCGGGACGCCCCACATGTGTCCCGCCGCGCCGGTCGAGTTCGTCCTGATGGCGGACGACTGGTTCCGCGAGCGTGGGGTACGCGACGACGTGGAGATCACGTACACCTACCCCATCGGCCGGACACACGGCAAGGAGTCGGTCGCGGAGTGGGCCGACCCGCGCTTCGCGGAGCGTGACATCGGCGTCGAGACGTTCTTCAACGCCGAGGCGGTCGACCCAGACGCGAAGACGATCACGTCGATGGAGGGGACGACCCTCGACTACGACCTCCTCGTGGCCATCCCGCCGCACCGCGGCGACGAGATGATCCGGGAGTCGGGACTCGGCGATCAGGGGTGGGTCGACGTGGACCGCCACACCCTCGAAGCGACCGCCGCCGAGGGCGTCTACGCGATCGGGGACACCGCCGACCTCTCCATCCCGAAGGCCGGGAGCGTCGCCCACTACGAGGCCGGCGTCGTCGCCGACCGACTCGCCAGCCAGGTGCGGGGGCAGGTCCCGACGGCGACCTACGACGGGAAGACGATGTGCTTCCTCGAGGCCGGCATGGACGAGGCGACGTTCATCTCGTTCGACTACCAGCACGAACCGGTGCTCAGAGACGAGTCGCGCCCGGTCCACTGGGCGAAACTGGCGTACAACGAGTCCTACTGGCTCACCGCGCGGGGGTTGCTATGA
- the pspAB gene encoding PspA-associated protein PspAB, translating into MGIFDSLKSILGTRAESDATRKADPEDLFGMSTAYITMEADLGYTSVGQAALCFSSVDSTDFETTVENVEAILEAGSEETGTHFETYEDSHGYHWVILEDDDPEDLVTSIHFASDEFIEQGYGSRLLAAVFGFQKNGQRAYWLYSFRRGAYYPFAPKRGRERDKQVEFKLESMFDGELEIEKEKEYWYPLWSDSDGGHPWE; encoded by the coding sequence ATGGGCATCTTCGACTCGCTGAAGTCGATCCTCGGGACCCGCGCCGAGTCCGACGCGACCCGGAAGGCCGACCCCGAGGACCTCTTCGGCATGAGCACCGCCTACATCACGATGGAGGCCGACCTCGGCTACACCTCCGTCGGGCAGGCGGCGCTCTGTTTCTCGTCGGTGGACAGCACGGACTTCGAGACGACGGTCGAGAACGTCGAGGCCATCCTCGAGGCCGGATCGGAGGAGACCGGCACACACTTCGAGACGTACGAGGACAGTCACGGCTACCACTGGGTGATCCTCGAGGACGACGACCCGGAAGACCTCGTGACGAGCATCCACTTCGCCAGCGACGAGTTCATCGAACAGGGGTACGGGTCGCGCCTCCTGGCCGCCGTCTTCGGGTTCCAGAAGAACGGCCAGCGCGCCTACTGGCTCTACTCGTTCCGCCGAGGAGCCTACTACCCCTTCGCGCCGAAACGCGGCCGCGAACGCGACAAACAGGTCGAGTTCAAACTGGAGTCGATGTTCGACGGCGAACTGGAGATCGAGAAAGAGAAGGAGTACTGGTACCCGCTCTGGTCCGACAGCGACGGCGGCCACCCCTGGGAGTGA
- a CDS encoding DUF1641 domain-containing protein: MSDSPPQQSTIDAEQLEAAIAENPEAVAAFVDRLDAVNDLLDVLALGTEALDDEMVAELSGTGATLAESADGLATEETVRLAEAVGRNGDDLTEALETVVELQRTGTLDELVALADTVSLATHALDDEMVVSLARTGASLGEVADVASDDDTARGLRTLLGAVGDATRDGEVEPLGPFGLLRSLWTADVRVGLGYAVAVLRNLGRRLRP; the protein is encoded by the coding sequence ATGAGTGACTCGCCGCCACAGCAGTCGACGATCGACGCCGAGCAACTCGAGGCCGCCATCGCCGAGAACCCGGAGGCGGTCGCCGCGTTCGTCGACAGACTCGACGCGGTGAACGACCTGCTTGACGTCCTCGCACTCGGGACCGAGGCGCTGGACGACGAGATGGTCGCGGAACTGTCGGGCACGGGCGCGACACTGGCGGAGTCTGCCGACGGCCTCGCGACCGAGGAGACGGTCAGACTCGCCGAAGCGGTCGGACGCAACGGCGACGACCTGACCGAGGCGCTGGAGACGGTGGTCGAACTCCAGCGGACCGGCACACTGGACGAACTCGTCGCCCTCGCCGACACCGTCTCGCTGGCGACCCACGCGCTGGACGACGAGATGGTCGTCTCGCTGGCCCGCACCGGCGCGTCGCTCGGCGAGGTAGCCGACGTGGCGAGCGACGACGACACCGCGCGGGGCCTCCGGACGCTCCTGGGTGCGGTCGGCGACGCGACCCGCGACGGAGAGGTCGAACCGCTCGGTCCGTTCGGACTCCTCCGCTCGCTGTGGACCGCCGACGTTCGCGTCGGCCTCGGCTACGCCGTCGCGGTCCTGAGAAACCTGGGTCGGCGACTGCGGCCGTGA
- a CDS encoding sulfurtransferase TusA family protein — MNDYEPDMTVDSRGSGCPGPMMDLIGKIKTADPGAVVRLLTTERGSTTDVPEWLEKAGHELLDVEQVDDYWQIDVRKS; from the coding sequence ATGAACGACTACGAACCGGACATGACGGTGGATTCGCGTGGCTCCGGCTGCCCCGGTCCGATGATGGACTTGATCGGGAAGATCAAGACAGCCGACCCCGGCGCGGTCGTCAGGCTCCTCACGACGGAGCGTGGCTCGACGACGGACGTACCGGAGTGGCTGGAGAAGGCCGGCCACGAACTCCTCGACGTCGAACAGGTGGACGACTACTGGCAGATCGACGTGAGGAAGTCATGA